One genomic window of Luteitalea pratensis includes the following:
- the istB gene encoding IS21-like element helper ATPase IstB, which produces MKTLPLSRRDRLRHILADLRMPGALEALDTILRDIDGGALTAPDAIEQLLTAQIQLRNNRRLQAAMRSSRLPAVKQLHDFDFTFQPSLRRDQIESLHELGFVERRENVIFLGPPGVGKTHLAISLAIAAAQSGRRVYYGTLADLITSLEEAQAAGRLQSRLKILTHPAVLVVDEIGYLPISRTGAMLFFQLMTRRYEHASTVLTSNKGFEEWGEVFGDEVMAAALIDRLVHHCHLVTIRGNSYRMRQHTELWQTLHATHDDAPAARRRRPRQEVATS; this is translated from the coding sequence ATGAAGACCCTTCCCCTCTCGCGCCGTGATCGCCTCCGGCACATCCTGGCCGACCTGCGCATGCCCGGCGCTTTGGAAGCGCTCGACACGATCCTGCGGGATATCGACGGCGGTGCGCTGACGGCGCCCGATGCGATTGAGCAGCTACTGACCGCGCAGATTCAGCTGCGCAACAACCGACGGCTGCAGGCGGCGATGCGCTCCAGTCGACTGCCGGCCGTCAAGCAGCTCCACGACTTCGACTTCACGTTTCAGCCGTCGCTGCGGCGGGACCAGATCGAGAGCCTGCACGAGCTCGGCTTTGTCGAGCGCCGGGAAAATGTCATCTTCCTCGGCCCACCGGGCGTCGGCAAGACGCACCTCGCGATCAGCCTCGCGATCGCGGCGGCGCAAAGCGGCCGACGCGTCTACTACGGGACCCTCGCGGACCTCATCACGTCGCTCGAAGAAGCGCAGGCGGCGGGCCGTCTCCAGAGTCGCCTCAAGATCCTCACGCATCCGGCGGTGCTCGTCGTCGACGAGATCGGCTACCTGCCGATTAGCCGCACCGGCGCGATGCTCTTCTTCCAGCTGATGACCCGCCGCTACGAGCACGCCTCGACGGTGCTGACCTCCAACAAGGGCTTTGAAGAATGGGGCGAGGTCTTCGGTGATGAGGTCATGGCCGCGGCGCTGATCGATCGCCTCGTCCACCACTGTCATCTGGTCACGATTCGCGGCAACAGCTACCGCATGCGGCAGCACACCGAGCTCTGGCAGACCCTGCACGCCACGCACGACGACGCGCCGGCGGCTCGCCGCCGGCGCCCCCGGCAGGAGGTCGCGACGTCCTGA